A single region of the Pseudomonadota bacterium genome encodes:
- a CDS encoding kelch repeat-containing protein, whose amino-acid sequence AFDGLFVVAGGERPSATHAEVEAFDPESGRWLSLPPLPTARHGLAAAAVGNVLYVIGGGTHPGLSVSGRVEALEVH is encoded by the coding sequence GCCTTCGACGGGCTCTTCGTCGTAGCGGGTGGGGAACGTCCGAGCGCGACCCACGCGGAGGTCGAAGCCTTTGATCCAGAGAGCGGCCGCTGGCTGAGCCTGCCCCCCTTACCGACGGCCCGGCATGGCCTCGCCGCGGCGGCCGTGGGTAACGTCCTCTACGTGATCGGCGGCGGCACGCACCCCGGGCTCTCGGTCTCGGGCCGCGTGGAGGCCTTGGAGGTGCACTGA
- a CDS encoding zinc-dependent peptidase, which yields MEPLIPLFLMGALLATLLLGPPVLKARRRQRLQRTPFPAEWERILFERLRFYPRMPELLRQELRRHIPVFLAEKRFYGCGGLEISEAIRVLIAAQACLLILNRKTDSYGKLQSILVYPSAFIVNRELVDEAGVCTTRREPRIGESWEVGRVIIAWDEVEGDAGDRFEGENVVLHEFAHQLDQEDGVADGTPVLDSVARYRMWAEVLGSEFRTLRDKASRGETTVMAHYGAEDAGEFFAVATESFFEQPERLSKEHPALYAALRDYYRVDPAAWH from the coding sequence ATGGAACCGCTGATCCCACTTTTCCTCATGGGCGCACTGTTGGCCACCCTCCTGCTCGGCCCGCCGGTACTCAAGGCTCGGCGCCGCCAGCGCCTGCAACGGACCCCTTTTCCCGCGGAGTGGGAGAGAATCCTCTTCGAACGGCTGCGCTTCTACCCGCGGATGCCTGAGCTCTTGAGGCAAGAACTGCGGCGACATATCCCGGTCTTCCTCGCCGAGAAGCGCTTCTACGGCTGTGGTGGGTTGGAGATCAGTGAAGCGATACGGGTGCTCATCGCCGCGCAGGCCTGTCTTCTCATACTGAACCGCAAGACCGATTCCTATGGAAAACTCCAATCGATCCTGGTCTACCCTTCGGCCTTCATCGTCAACCGCGAGCTGGTGGACGAGGCGGGGGTCTGTACGACTCGTCGTGAGCCTCGTATCGGGGAGTCCTGGGAGGTGGGCCGGGTGATCATCGCCTGGGACGAGGTGGAGGGTGATGCAGGGGATCGCTTTGAGGGGGAGAACGTCGTCCTCCATGAGTTCGCCCACCAACTGGACCAGGAGGACGGGGTCGCAGACGGGACGCCGGTGCTCGACAGCGTAGCCCGTTACCGGATGTGGGCGGAAGTGCTGGGCAGCGAGTTCCGGACCCTGCGCGACAAGGCGTCGCGCGGGGAGACGACGGTCATGGCCCACTACGGCGCCGAGGACGCCGGCGAGTTCTTCGCCGTGGCCACAGAGTCCTTCTTCGAACAGCCGGAACGCCTGTCTAAAGAGCACCCTGCGCTCTACGCGGCGCTGCGGGACTACTACCGGGTGGATCCCGCCGCATGGCATTAA
- a CDS encoding VOC family protein, with protein MKLLINIDVDDLDKAVEFYASAIGLHPGRRPFGDTVAEMLGGSSHIYLLAKQPGSLPSAHASQRRDYHRHWTPVHLDFVVDDVWAAVQRALNAGAKLEGEVQCHPWGYLGTMSDPFGHGFCLLQFIGSGYDEVESTAPRQSVI; from the coding sequence ATGAAGCTACTAATCAACATTGACGTCGACGACCTTGATAAGGCTGTAGAGTTCTATGCCAGTGCCATCGGGCTTCACCCTGGGCGTCGTCCTTTCGGAGATACCGTCGCCGAGATGCTCGGTGGGTCCTCACACATCTACCTGCTCGCGAAACAGCCGGGGAGCCTGCCGAGCGCACACGCCTCGCAGCGACGTGATTACCATCGCCACTGGACGCCCGTGCACCTTGACTTCGTCGTTGACGATGTCTGGGCCGCGGTCCAACGTGCGTTGAATGCGGGGGCCAAGCTCGAAGGCGAGGTCCAATGCCACCCTTGGGGCTATCTTGGCACAATGAGCGACCCATTCGGCCACGGGTTCTGTCTATTGCAGTTCATAGGCAGCGGTTACGATGAGGTCGAGTCGACGGCTCCTAGGCAGAGCGTTATATGA